One window of the Triticum dicoccoides isolate Atlit2015 ecotype Zavitan chromosome 3B, WEW_v2.0, whole genome shotgun sequence genome contains the following:
- the LOC119275828 gene encoding Holliday junction resolvase MOC1, chloroplastic-like, protein MAAAAAGAASAAAAPATHHADHSMNALRSTALRRSTLHWDAAAAFFSPPFRSRRCHRRVLLPPAAALPAKSRSRAKAKLLADAGAVDPWLASLSLLPADGSDAAAAAAPAPTGWAIGIDPDTRGAIAVLSPDGSSQVFDNPFVNIMVSELTRKRLDTRSIIQLLRGLDAPPGTTAFIEKSSPFPTDGKLGWWSTGFSYGLWIAALVASEFSVVPVASQTWKSYFGLTRSASPKDDSRRAATILFPDKALSLKLKKHHGRAEALLLAAYGKGLVLPSEKFIKTQRVLKQETNLTLTGTPD, encoded by the exons ATGGCAGCAGCAGCTGCCGGTGCTGCATCGGCCGCCGCCGCGCCAGCTACGCATCACGCCGACCACTCCATGAACGCCCTCCGCTCCACCGCCCTCCGCCGCTCCACCCTCCATTGGGACGCCGCCGCGGCCTTCTTTTCCCCGCCCTTCCGCTCTCGCCGCTGCCACCGACGTGTCTTGCTCCCTCCTGCTGCGGCGCTGCCCGCGAAGTCCCGCTCCAGGGCCAAGGCTAAGCTCCTGGCGGACGCGGGGGCTGTGGACCCCTGGCTCGCCTCCCTCTCCCTGCTCCCCGCCGACGGcagcgacgccgccgccgccgccgcccccgcccccaccGGCTGGGCGATTGGGATCGATCCAGACACTCGCGGCGCCATCGCCGTTCTCTCACCCGACGGCTCCTCTCAG GTGTTCGATAACCCGTTCGTGAACATAATGGTGTCGGAGCTCACACGGAAGCGCCTAGACACCAGGTCCATCATACAGCTTCTCCGTGGCCTTGATGCGCCTCCAG GAACTACAGCGTTTATTGAGAAGTCAAGTCCATTTCCAACTGATGGAAAGCTG GGATGGTGGAGTACAGGTTTTTCGTATGGCTTGTGGATTGCTGCTCTAGTGGCATCTGAGTTTTCTGTTGTACCGGTTGCATCACAGACATGGAAATCGTACTTTGGGCTAACTCGAAGTGCATCACCTAAG GATGATAGCAGACGAGCTGCTACAATCTTGTTCCCGGATAAGGCTCTGTCCCTCAAGTTGAAGAAACATCACG GGCGAGCAGAGGCTCTTCTGTTAGCAGCCTATGGAAAAGGACTCGTGCTACCATCAGAGAAGTTCATCAAAACACAAAGAGTGCTGAAGCAAGAAACCAACTTGACATTGACAGGGACGCCTGATTGA